The sequence TTGTGAAATGCGATATGTTGAATGATGGGAAGCAGGTATGTCTTCAACTCTGATTTCCTCATTCAAGCCAGTCTCATTTTCTGGATAGGAGCATATAAGTTTGTAGTGACCTGCAGGCGAGTAATGGTAGAATATAGCAAGTTCGAATCCGAATGCGTCGGCCATCAGCCTGCAAAACGTGCTGCACAGTTCGTACAGCGTTGTTTGCGGGTCCAGTTTGCCGAACTCCTCAAGCAGAGCTCTGTTGACGGAATCGATTGATCGCCGGGCGCTGATGCCCTCTCTGAAATTTTCCAGCATGCAGATTGCCCTGAATACAGGTTTAAGGGAGGAGGCGGTTGCATTTGCTGCCTGGATCGACTCGTTTGATATAACGCATAGAAGAGAGATTAAGTCTTTGCCGCTGTGTTGAAAGAGACCTATGCAGACCTGATTGTCGTATTTGATCCTCTCCCCAAAAATTGAAACCATCAGTTTCCCGAGCTGATTATCGTTTGAATTCTTTGTTTCGAAAATCAGGGTGTCGGAATAATCAGGGGCCAGCTGATCTGCAGTCAGGTTTGACAAATCGGCTGTACCCACTGGACCATTGAATCGCCGGGCAACAGAAATACACTCCGGATCGCCTCCCTTTTTGAAGTATACTGCACAAGTCAGTTTTGAGAATGCAGAAAGCAGGTTGTTCGCTACGTTATTGACTGGATTCTCACTGACATTTCTGGATGAAAAGGTGCTGATGAGACTCCTCAAACCGTCCAGATTTTCTCTCTCAGCAATCAACTGAGTGAGCAACGATATTTCGCGGCTCCTTGATCTTGCCGCAACCGATATTGCATTCAATGCAGCAGAGAGATACGAATATTCGGCATCAGCCGCGGTTCTAGCATATACTGTCGATGCAGTTGCGCCCGATTTCATCAGCGGAATGTAGCAGAGGTAGTTAAGGCCGTTGCCTGAATCCGGCACGCCGCTTACGGGCGGTTCTGACAGAGATGTGCTTGAAACTTCGTTTTTTTCCGAAATTATCACTACCTGCTCAGCTGACGCCCTGTGAACATTGATGTCGCCAGCAAGATATCTTCCAGCCGATGAAGAATTCCGATCCGTGCATTTGCAGAATTCAGGACAACATGATACTGTTCCGTTACTGATGCTGAGCAGACAGAGTTCGGAAGAGTTGCCAAGAATGCCGGATAAGGCAGAGAAGGAAACTTCCAGCAGAGAAGGAATATCCGCAGTCAGACTGATTTCATTCAACGCTTCAACCAGAAATTGAGATTTGGCTGCAATTTCGATATCTGCTGCATCCCTGATATTCCCGAGGAGGAGCGATCTTATCAATCTCTGAAGCAGGGTGGCGAAATCCTCAAGCTGTTTGAACGGGGAATCGCCAGGATCTATCAAAAAAATAAGAATATAGTTTGATGCAATGGCAACAGGACAAAGTATCATGCCGCTGTAAAACTTTGCGAGGGTTGAGAAGGCCGGCGCAACATTGCTGTCTAAGCTGACGGAGATCTGCATCTTCAAAAGGATGTTGAGTTCTAAAAACACATTTGAATCGTTGCAGCAATCGCTAAGGGAAGGCTCGATATGAGAAAACAGACCGGATTCCATCAATCCGCCGTCCGTATAAATGTAAAGTGCGATCCTGTCAACCAGCAGATTGTGCGAAATATTGCGCCGCAGCCTGTCAAGTGCATATGACAATCCTGACAAACCCTTATCAAAACCTGAACGGGATTCGTCGGCCTGCAGAGTAACGGACGATTCGCCCATACTGCCCGAGAGTATAAATGAGCCACGGATTGTCCTTATCATAGACTCTTCCAAATTGCCTGAATCGGTTGTCGCTGGATCTACCAGCGACGCATGACAGAAACTATCATCCTTTATTGGAACAGTTAAATTAAAAATACTGTGACCGTCCATCTTGAAAGTCCCGTCTGGACAGGGTTCTGCCTGTATCAATAAAGAAGACATTTTTTCCCTTGGAACGCTTTCTGAGAAGGACATCGAACTGAGCAATTGCCGATTATCCCGGAAGAGGCCCAACATGACCGCCTTTGACCCGGATAGTCCAATGCATAGCCGGGACGCAGCTGAGAGAGCCTTGCCAGCGTCAGTGTTTTTTAAATCCAGAGGGAAAAAAATATAGTCCGATTTCGAACCGTTAAGATTTGACACGCACGCTACACCTCCATGGGCGCAAATGGCGCTGCGGACAGACCGCGTGGACATATCTTATTGGGAGGAACGCAGCAGAGGCGACTGAAAATTGAGTGAGAATAAGAGGTCATTTTACCTGATTTCAAAGGAGGCGGCGCTTTTAAAGCTTATTCCGAGAATTTCACGTATAGAAGTTTCACCAGCAGGAGGAACGCATGAACTTGCCTGCAGTCATTACGGTTTTTAAAATTTCAACTCGACAGCATTAAATACGATTAGCTGAACTTATTTGTCATTACAGACAAAAACGGTTGTAGCGATAATGTCGGAATTTGATCTGGAAGGTTCATTTCCAATGAGAAGTTCAATACTTCTCAGAGGACCTCCTGGAAGCGGAAAGACTGAGTTCCTTCTAGATCTTGCGAATCGCTGGCTTCTGAACAGAGAGAAAGTTCTTTACGTGGCTGTATCGACAAGCGGAGAAGAAATACTTTCGAGACTGACCACCATGGCCGGTAGAGGAATACTGTCAGACCGACTCGTAATAATAGACTGCTACAGGAACAACCCAAGCGATTCAGGTGACAGGCTGATTGTGAACATAAACGGGCTCTCGCATCTGGAGAGCATAACTCTGGCCATATCAACAGCGGTTGATGGACTGGGGAGTCCTGTCAGAATCATCTTTGACGGATTGTCCACTCTCTTTCTGCACAATGCTCCGCAAACGATGGCAAAATTCTTTCAGGTACTTTCAACCAGATCAAAAGGTGAGTTCGGTTTTATACTTTCATCCGTCGTAGAAGGTATGCATGAAAACATGACAATGAATACGCTTATGTCTCTTGCCGACGGTGTTATTGAGGTGGCAGTTGATTCGAACATGGCCAGATTCATCAGGGTAAGATACATCAAGGGAAGAGAGAGCAATCCGATTTGGTACCAATACAAGCTCAGGAACGGAAAAGTGGAGCTGAAAACAGCACATTTCGACGAAGGAAGCACAGACGCAACTGACCGTAAGTTCGGAGATGGAAACATATACAAAAGAGGTGATTGGTTTTGACGGATGTTTACACGACGGGCCGAATCAGAACCTACATTGACGGATTTGACGAGATAATCGGAGGTGGCATTCCGGAGGGGAGCGTAGTATTGCTTTCCGGCCAGCCCGGTACAATGAAAACTTCCCTTGCATTCAGCATCATTTACAATAACGCCGTCAGAAACAGATTTGGCTCCGTCTACCTATCCCTGGAACAGAAGAGAAGCAGCCTGATTCGGCAGATGAATGGAATGGGAATGGATATAGAGAAACAGGAAAGTGTCAGGGTGATGGACCTTAGCGGCATCAGGGAAGAACTCGAAAAAGCAGAAAGGGACGAAACAGTTATTACCGTTCTCAAGGAACACATCGAGAAGAGCATAAAGGATTCGGGCTGCAGGATATTTGTACTCGATTCTCTGAACGTGATAGACATTTCTGCCGGTTTGACTTCAAGAAGAAGTCAGATATACTTCCTGTTTGAGTGGCTGCGGGAAACGAATCTGACATCTTTTTTAATATCCGAAAGCAGCGCAGATGAAATACTCGACAGCGGAAGGGAAGAAGGTTACCTTTCTGACGGCATTATTCACCTCAGTCTGTCCTCCGAGGATGAAAATGCGGTACGAAGAAGAATCAGATGCGCGAAAATGAGAGGAACAAACCACGACACTTCATTCTATTCCCTACAATTTGTCAACGGAAAATTCGCAGTCACGCAATCTATGAGTTGAGCATTATGGCGGATTTACAGTTCTGTCCAGTTTGCGGATATGCGTTGAGACGGCATGAAATGCAGTGCGGCCGGTGCGGCGAGGATTTTTCAGGCGGAACAAAGGGGGATGAAGAAAACAGGAACAGAGGAAAAGGAGACACAGACAGATGGAGCGGAGATTATACAATTGAGGCAATAAGCTTTGGGCGCGTGGCAGCTGGTTCGGGTGTCAGGGAGATCAACCCAAATGAAGGAGTTCAGGAAAAGAAAACATCATCCTTCCATTCCGGCAAAAAAGAGGCCACCGGTGACGATTCGGGTATGGTAGAGGAATTGAGAAGAAAGATTGACGAAATGAACCGGATGGTGGCAAATCTCACAAAACCAGCGCGGAATACCGCTGAAACCGCTGCCGATGGTCCTTCCGGCAGCACAGCTGACAGGGAGCGGCTGAAAAGGAGACCGTGGAACAGAAATGATCCTGAGTTCAGGGCGATGGTGAACATGCATCTTGCCAGGATAGCCGGCATGGAGGGCTCACGCCCAGAGGCCACGCATTCGCGTGCTGTGAGATATCTGCCTTTCATTTCACAGGATATGATAAGGCCTGGAATAGCTGATGATTCGGTGGTGCTGTTTGTCGGCCCTGCCGGGACAATGAAATCAACAGCTGCAATGACTGCGGGACTCGATATTGCAAGAATATCATCAAGACCGCTGCTCTACGTTCTCCTCAATGATTCTGCGTCCAGATTCCTGGCAAAAGTCATACGCGCCGGCATCCTGCAAAATGAAGAGAAAAGACTCGTCCGCATCATAGACGGAAGGGAAATCAGGCAAAATACAACCGACTGGGAAGGGAACTGGCAGAAAATACTGATGGAGTATATGAAGAGAGAACTGGGAAAACAGAAATACTCGGCCGTCGTCCTCGACAATATCAATTCATTCACTTCGATGGTAACATCGGAGAGACCACGCAAATCGGTGTTTGACTATTTCGAATGGTGCAGGGAAAGTGGTCTGATATGTATTGCGATAAGAGAAGGAAGCTATGCATCGGCCCTTCGTGAGAGAACTGCGGAAGCTTATCTTGCTGACGGCGTGGTGCAGTTTTCGTCAAGGCAGACGGAAGACGGGAATACGATGCCTGTTTTCAGGGTCCTCAAGATGAGGGGGTCCGAGATAGATACGGGTTATTATGCGATTCAGCTGAGCTCCGGTGCCCTGAAGTTCGTTCCGGCAGTTGCGATTTGACTGCCTTCGGACTGCTGCCTTAATGCGGTACTGAGATGAATCGTCGCATTTTCCGGCGAAATTGAATTTATGTAGAAACCGGTACCCTTCTCGAAACCTGCTATTCTGCTGACGGTTGGTATAATCTCAATATGCCAGTGATAATATGGACATCCGATACTATTAACTGGCGATGTGTGGATATAAAAATTGTACGGCGGATCGTCCAGAACAGAATAAAGGGCGTAAAGTGACTTTTGAAGCAGCGCCGCAAGATCTGAAGCTTCATCATGGGTGCATTCCGCAAATGACGGGCAGTGCCTTTTCGGCAGAATCATGAGTTCATAGGGGTATTTGGAGGCGAACGGTGCGATGCAGATGAAGGAATTGTTATCAAACACGACCCTTTTGGCCTGCTGAATCTCCTCTCTTATTATAGAGTCATAGATGCAATCTCCACCCATGTCCGTAAAATAGTTCTCCGCGCCCCTCAACTCACTTGCGACATATACAGGTATCATCGGCGTCGCTATAATCTGGCTGTGGGGATGCTCGAGGGATGCACCTGCCTCAGAGCCATGGTTTTCGAATACGAGTATGTATTTGAATCGCCTGTCCCTGGACAGATCTGTGACGCGCTCTCTGTACATCTGTATGAGTTCCCTTACCTGGCTGTGAGACTGCAGGGCTATTGGTTTTGAGTGCTCTGGCGACTCTATTACTACCTCATGACATCCTATTCCTGTTATATCGGTGAAAACCGATCTGGAATTCTTTTCCAGTTTTCCTTCGATCCTCAGTGCCGGAAACTTGTTTGGGACTGTTCTTATCCACCATCCGGGGCCATCCGGTACTGTGCTAACACGCCTGAAAGCATAGATCTCAGGAGGGGTCAGCCTCTCATTTCCTTCGCAAAAAACACATGTGCCTTCTCTGACTGGCGCATGCGGCCTAACGAAGTCACGGGGTCTTTTTGCTCTCTCCTCCGAAATCACCACCCAAGTGTCCGTCACGTAATCTTTCCTAATCTCGGACAATTAGTACGTTCCTCCGCAAAATCATTGTGAATTCCACAGAATACATCAGGTGAAGCCAATAACGATTAGCGGTATTTATGTATTTTTTCAGATCGCTTCAGTTCTCCAAAGAATGGAATACCGTCTGGTGTAAGCCTGAAGGATCAAAGGTTTTGCAGGAAGCAGTTTTCGCTGCCATTGTTACGCTGCATTACGGGCAGGTCAGAATAAATGCGAAAAACAGGCATTATCTGTTCGGAGAGTGAGACTGGTTCGGGAACAGCGTGCCGGGAACCTGGTGCAGGATAATACAGGGGGAAGGTTCACGGTAAGACAATTCATCCCGAATGGAATATATAAGCGTGAATGGATGCAGAGGCGGAATAACAGGGATTCCTGATGAAAGTTCTTGTTGTAGACGATTCGTCGCTTACGAGAGCAGCCATGGTTGCCGCCCTTTCTGCATATAACTACGAGATAGTGGCAGAGGGACAGGATGGCGACGACGCCGTCAGGCTCTACAAAGACAGGAAACCTGATGTTATTCTTATTGACCTGGCTATGCCGAACAAGGATGGGTTGGAGGCAATAAAGGAGATCCTCGAATTTGATCCGCAGGCAAAAATAGTTGCGATCAGTGCGCTCTATGACAGGAGCATGCAGAAGAGGGCGATTGAACTTGGCGCTGCTTCCTACATTGTCAAGCCTTTTGAACTCACTGAACTAATCTCGGTAATGGGCAAATTCGAGAAGCAATAGTATGGTGAGTTAATGCTTCTTGGAGCTCATGTTGGCATAGGGGGCGGATTCTCGAAAGCCGTATCGTCCGGCATATCTATTAACGCGGATGCAATTCAGGTGTTCACCAGGAATCAGATGCAGTGGAAGGCAAAACCTATCGATGAAGGTGATGCCGAACTTTTCAAAACTGCATTCCGGGAAAGCGGATTGAAGAGTGTCGTCGCCCACGGTTCATATCTTACAAATCTGGCAAGCAGCGAACAAACCACGGCCGATAAATCGGTCGAGGCGGTTATCGACGAAATTTGCAGATGTGACCTTCTTGGCATACACACTTATGTTTTCCACCCCGGCAGCCATGTTGGTGCTGGTGAGGAAAAAGGACTCAGAAGAGAGGCGGAAAATCTAATAAAGATACTTGATGCAACATCCGGTTGTAAGGTCAAACTCGCACTTGAAACGATGGCCGGCCAGGGGAATATCATCTGCAGCAGGCTGGAATCCATTGCTGAAGTCCTGAAGAGCGTGGACTCAGTGAGGCTGGGTGTCTGCGTGGATACTTGCCACATCTTTGCAGCCGGTTACGACATAACAGATAAATCCGGATTTGACAGGTTTATGAACAGTTTCAGAAAAACAATAGGCATTAGAAGGCTGATTGCGGTACATCTGAACGACTCAAAAACAGAACTTGGCAGTCATGTAGACCGGCACGAGAATATAGGAAAGGGGAAAATTGGAATTGCAGGGTTCCGGGCCGTTATGAACACTGATGCTCTGTCAAAAATTCCGATGCTGCTTGAAACACCGGGGGGGGAAAGGGTCTATGCGCGCGAAATCAGGCTCCTCCGGGGGCTTGTGAAGAAGTGATGCTTGAATATATTTCCAGATACTTCTTTGCAGAAACTTCCCATGAGAAATCACGTCCCATGCAGTTTCCCACAACCGACCTCCATAACTCAGGGGAGGAATAAACAGAGACTGCTTCGGAAAGTGCATCTGCGAGCTGTTCATGATTTTCATCAACAAAGACGAACCCCTCCCCTTCGCCCGTATCCTGATCGAACTGGGATACCGAGTCCGCAAGTCCTCCTGTCTTTCTAACAACAGGGACGGTTCCGTATCGCATGCTTATCATCTGGCTCAGACCGCATGGTTCGAATCTTGATGGCATTACAAATATGTCCCCTCCTGCGTAAAGCCGATGCGCCAGCCTTTCGTCGAACCGCAGGACAGCCCTTATACCGGGTGTCGAGGAGGCTATGTCACGTATCCTCTTCATGAGGTCCTCGTCACCTGTTCCCAGAACAATCAGCTGGAAGCCGTCTTCTATTTCGCCGAGCGCGTCAAGCAGCAGGTCAATGCCTTTCTGTCTCCACAGTCTCCCAATCGATACGATCAGGGGTCTTCTTACCTGGGGAAGCGAGAATTCTCTCTGAACACGGCTTTTGCATACAGACTTGCCGGAAATATCACCCCTGCTGTAGTTCGAAGGTATCATAGTATCGGTTGCAGGATTCCACATGTTGTAGTCGATGCCGTTGAGAACTCCCCTCAGCTTGTAACTTTCCTTTCTGAGTATTCCGTCCATTTTAAAACCGTATTCCGGCGTCTGAATTTCCCGGCTGTAACTGGGACTTACGGTAACGAGTGCGTCGGAATAAACGATTCCTGCCTTCATTGAACTTACATTTCCATAAAATTCAATGCCATCGATGAAGAAATACGAGTGATCTATACCTATAGTATCCATGAGCGAAGGGCTGTAGTTACCCTGGAATTCAAGATTGTGAATAGTGAACACGGAGCGTACGGAGGCTCTGTTCTGCTTGAGAAGCAGTGGCACATATCCTGTCTGCCAGTCGTTGCAGTGTGCTATTTCATAGTTACCGCCGGATATCAGTTTGGCAGAAGCCGCCGAAAAATGGGCGAACCTTACAGGATCGTCCTCATATCCATACATCCGTGGTCTGCCGAATAGCTCGGGATTCCTTATCTTCAGTGCACGCCACGATCCTACATTCTCAGCTGAGATCTTGAATACCAGTCCGTTCAGGCTGATGGTTTCAGCCTGTTCATTTGGCACTGATGTCCCGCCGTCTGCATTGTAATCAGGTGTTATGACATCGACAGAATGCCCCATGGAAGAAAGCGTGTTGGAAAGCGAGTATACATAATCTGCAAGGCCCCCTGTCTTTGAAAACGGAAGCGCTTCAGCGGATACTACTGCAATTTTCATTAACTCCCAGTCCTCATTGTAACATTGCAAAGCGTTGATCTGTTTACACTTACAGCCGATAAAGCGACCAATTATTATAATTCTCTTCGTACTGTCATGCTGCATATGACGGGATTTACACACCGGTTTCCTGTAAACTGGGTAGACACTGATGCACTTTCGGTTGTGCATTTCTCAAACTACTTCAGATATTTTGAAAAGACTGAGGATGCGTTCTACAGTAGCCTCGAATCAGAGGAAAGAGAATTGCTGAAAAGACTTCAGGTCTCTTTCCCGAGGGTGGATGTTCACTGCACCTACAGATCACCGCTTAGATACGGGGACATTGCGGAGGTCGAGATATCCCTGGAAGGCATGACAGACAAATCCGTAAAACTGCATTTTGAAATCAGGAATGCAAGCCGAAAAGTGGATTCGGCATCAGGCCATATAACCCTCGTCTGCGTTGACACGAGTAACTGGAAGGCTGTCAGCATCCCTGAAAAGTTGAGGGAGATCTACAGGAAACTCGGCTGAGACATGCCTACTTCAGCGAATTTGTCCTGATCTGAACGAGAGCCATCAAAGTAGCAGCCAGAGCAGATGTGATGAAGGCATACAGATAAGATGCAAAAATATTGAACGTGAATAAAATTCCCATAAGCAAATTGGACGAAAACAGTCCTATGCTCCTCCATGCTCCAAGACTGCCCATGCCACGCGAGATGCGGTGTGGTGCGGCGAGCAGCGCTGCAACAACAGGTTCAAATGTTTCTATGCTTCCCGTGCCAACGCCAAGAAGAGCTGCTGAGAGATAGAAAGAAAAAAGTCCAAAGTGGTAAAGGTAGGCTATGCCTATTGACAGGGAACCTATTGCCGCAATCGAGTAGCCGAACATCCAGAGTCCTCCGGCGGGCTTCAATCTTCTCGAGCCGAAGAAATAGCCTGATAAACCCGATGCGCCGAGAAAAATTGCATAGGTGAGGAGACCTAATGAATAGCTGTTCTCGACCCTTGCGACTGTGATTATCGGAAAACCCAGGCTGTAGTAGCTGAAACCGAAGAGACCGGCTGAGACCAGAAACAGTTTCATTGCTGAATCATTCTCCACCTGATTCACATTCTGTCCGTGAAAATTTTTGCTGAATTCCGTATTTCTGTTTTCCCTGACCAAGGAAAGAGAAAGGGACGAAACCAGTATCGGAATTACAGTAAGAAGCATAACGAGTGAGATACTGAAATTGGCATAGACAAGAAAGAAGGCTATAACAGTTGAAAGCATCCCCCCGCCCACATCCAGCAGATGCAGGAAACCAAATATCCTGGGACGTTCCATCGTGTCTGACTGTTCGGCAAGCAATGCCCGCCTTGGAGGAGAACGGAAATTTCTTGACCACCAGCCACCAAGATAGAGACCGGAACTTTCCAGTATATTTGCAGGTAGACCGCTGAATGAAAGGAGCGGAATCAGCAGATTGCCTGCGAGGGAGAGTTTCTTTTTGCTGAACCTGTCACCGAGACGTCCTCCAATGTAAGAAAATAGCGATCCCACTCCATATGAAAATGACATCAGGAGGCCGAAAACATAGGCTGGCTGCTTCAGGATAAAAGTGACAAAAATAGGAAAGAGACCGATGACTGCCTGGTAACCCAAGTCGGCAAAGAATGCCGATAGCGATATCAACAATACTTCTCTCGTAAGCCATGCAGCTGTCTTGACAGCCATAACGGGTTCATTAACTGTTTGATATATTACGGTTGGTAAAACGGATGTTTTTAGTGCGCATCTTCTGATGGTGCCTGCGCTTCCTTCAGGTCAGAGCCTGACAGGGGGCACCCGGAAAAGTGAAAAATGCAATAAGCTGGTTTCATTGCATTCTCGGGAATGAAAGTTGTCGTAACTTCTCTTTGGAAAGAATGATATACAGCACGATCC comes from Candidatus Sysuiplasma jiujiangense and encodes:
- a CDS encoding acyl-CoA thioesterase, yielding MTGFTHRFPVNWVDTDALSVVHFSNYFRYFEKTEDAFYSSLESEERELLKRLQVSFPRVDVHCTYRSPLRYGDIAEVEISLEGMTDKSVKLHFEIRNASRKVDSASGHITLVCVDTSNWKAVSIPEKLREIYRKLG
- a CDS encoding RAD55 family ATPase, with product MTDVYTTGRIRTYIDGFDEIIGGGIPEGSVVLLSGQPGTMKTSLAFSIIYNNAVRNRFGSVYLSLEQKRSSLIRQMNGMGMDIEKQESVRVMDLSGIREELEKAERDETVITVLKEHIEKSIKDSGCRIFVLDSLNVIDISAGLTSRRSQIYFLFEWLRETNLTSFLISESSADEILDSGREEGYLSDGIIHLSLSSEDENAVRRRIRCAKMRGTNHDTSFYSLQFVNGKFAVTQSMS
- a CDS encoding RAD55 family ATPase, producing MSEFDLEGSFPMRSSILLRGPPGSGKTEFLLDLANRWLLNREKVLYVAVSTSGEEILSRLTTMAGRGILSDRLVIIDCYRNNPSDSGDRLIVNINGLSHLESITLAISTAVDGLGSPVRIIFDGLSTLFLHNAPQTMAKFFQVLSTRSKGEFGFILSSVVEGMHENMTMNTLMSLADGVIEVAVDSNMARFIRVRYIKGRESNPIWYQYKLRNGKVELKTAHFDEGSTDATDRKFGDGNIYKRGDWF
- a CDS encoding deoxyribonuclease IV, which codes for MLLGAHVGIGGGFSKAVSSGISINADAIQVFTRNQMQWKAKPIDEGDAELFKTAFRESGLKSVVAHGSYLTNLASSEQTTADKSVEAVIDEICRCDLLGIHTYVFHPGSHVGAGEEKGLRREAENLIKILDATSGCKVKLALETMAGQGNIICSRLESIAEVLKSVDSVRLGVCVDTCHIFAAGYDITDKSGFDRFMNSFRKTIGIRRLIAVHLNDSKTELGSHVDRHENIGKGKIGIAGFRAVMNTDALSKIPMLLETPGGERVYAREIRLLRGLVKK
- a CDS encoding glycogen synthase, which codes for MKIAVVSAEALPFSKTGGLADYVYSLSNTLSSMGHSVDVITPDYNADGGTSVPNEQAETISLNGLVFKISAENVGSWRALKIRNPELFGRPRMYGYEDDPVRFAHFSAASAKLISGGNYEIAHCNDWQTGYVPLLLKQNRASVRSVFTIHNLEFQGNYSPSLMDTIGIDHSYFFIDGIEFYGNVSSMKAGIVYSDALVTVSPSYSREIQTPEYGFKMDGILRKESYKLRGVLNGIDYNMWNPATDTMIPSNYSRGDISGKSVCKSRVQREFSLPQVRRPLIVSIGRLWRQKGIDLLLDALGEIEDGFQLIVLGTGDEDLMKRIRDIASSTPGIRAVLRFDERLAHRLYAGGDIFVMPSRFEPCGLSQMISMRYGTVPVVRKTGGLADSVSQFDQDTGEGEGFVFVDENHEQLADALSEAVSVYSSPELWRSVVGNCMGRDFSWEVSAKKYLEIYSSITSSQAPGGA
- the galT gene encoding galactose-1-phosphate uridylyltransferase, with the translated sequence MSEIRKDYVTDTWVVISEERAKRPRDFVRPHAPVREGTCVFCEGNERLTPPEIYAFRRVSTVPDGPGWWIRTVPNKFPALRIEGKLEKNSRSVFTDITGIGCHEVVIESPEHSKPIALQSHSQVRELIQMYRERVTDLSRDRRFKYILVFENHGSEAGASLEHPHSQIIATPMIPVYVASELRGAENYFTDMGGDCIYDSIIREEIQQAKRVVFDNNSFICIAPFASKYPYELMILPKRHCPSFAECTHDEASDLAALLQKSLYALYSVLDDPPYNFYIHTSPVNSIGCPYYHWHIEIIPTVSRIAGFEKGTGFYINSISPENATIHLSTALRQQSEGSQIATAGTNFRAPELS
- a CDS encoding response regulator, whose product is MMKVLVVDDSSLTRAAMVAALSAYNYEIVAEGQDGDDAVRLYKDRKPDVILIDLAMPNKDGLEAIKEILEFDPQAKIVAISALYDRSMQKRAIELGAASYIVKPFELTELISVMGKFEKQ
- a CDS encoding MFS transporter; this encodes MAVKTAAWLTREVLLISLSAFFADLGYQAVIGLFPIFVTFILKQPAYVFGLLMSFSYGVGSLFSYIGGRLGDRFSKKKLSLAGNLLIPLLSFSGLPANILESSGLYLGGWWSRNFRSPPRRALLAEQSDTMERPRIFGFLHLLDVGGGMLSTVIAFFLVYANFSISLVMLLTVIPILVSSLSLSLVRENRNTEFSKNFHGQNVNQVENDSAMKLFLVSAGLFGFSYYSLGFPIITVARVENSYSLGLLTYAIFLGASGLSGYFFGSRRLKPAGGLWMFGYSIAAIGSLSIGIAYLYHFGLFSFYLSAALLGVGTGSIETFEPVVAALLAAPHRISRGMGSLGAWRSIGLFSSNLLMGILFTFNIFASYLYAFITSALAATLMALVQIRTNSLK